The Bremerella cremea genome window below encodes:
- a CDS encoding YheT family hydrolase codes for MFDDGDQIVLHDDCPKTWKPGQRAVLMVHGLGGSHSSSNLVRISHKLNMLGIRTFRVDLRGCGAGSTLAKRPFHAGCSEDIAQAVETVSALCLGSPITLNGYSMGANIVLKLAGEIGSGRLGGVDSVMAVAPPIDLGYCSRNMNRGFNRLYDWDFSRRLVRMVQGRIEKDENYYDGFQFNEKPWRLIEFDTIFTAPQCGFESAEDYYTQASSARLLPKIQIPGLILAADDDSVVPIEIFKKNPRSSSVELEVTKGGGHLGFIAPRTIVPDRRWMDQRVVHWIAKLDGHSAFLDD; via the coding sequence GTGTTTGACGACGGTGATCAAATTGTTCTGCACGACGATTGCCCCAAAACCTGGAAGCCTGGGCAACGCGCTGTGCTGATGGTCCATGGCCTAGGAGGCAGCCACAGCAGCAGCAACCTGGTGCGGATCTCGCATAAGTTAAATATGTTGGGCATTCGCACCTTCCGGGTCGACCTGCGTGGTTGCGGTGCCGGCAGCACGCTGGCGAAACGCCCTTTTCATGCTGGGTGCAGCGAGGATATCGCTCAGGCCGTAGAAACGGTTAGTGCTCTGTGTCTGGGATCTCCCATCACGTTGAACGGCTATTCGATGGGAGCCAATATTGTCTTAAAGTTGGCTGGCGAAATCGGTTCAGGGCGACTGGGTGGCGTCGATAGTGTGATGGCGGTTGCGCCACCGATCGACTTGGGCTATTGTAGCCGCAACATGAATCGCGGATTCAATCGGCTGTACGATTGGGACTTCTCGCGTCGGTTGGTCCGAATGGTGCAAGGGCGAATCGAGAAAGACGAAAACTACTACGATGGTTTTCAGTTCAACGAGAAGCCGTGGCGACTGATCGAGTTCGATACCATCTTCACGGCTCCGCAGTGTGGATTCGAGTCGGCGGAAGATTACTACACCCAAGCCAGTTCCGCCCGGCTGCTACCGAAAATTCAAATTCCTGGCCTGATCTTGGCAGCGGACGACGATAGCGTGGTCCCGATCGAGATTTTCAAAAAGAATCCTCGTTCCAGCAGTGTCGAGCTTGAGGTTACCAAGGGGGGCGGTCATCTCGGTTTCATTGCCCCGCGAACCATTGTGCCAGATCGTCGTTGGATGGACCAACGCGTTGTTCATTGGATCGCGAAGCTCGATGGGCATAGCGCCTTTCTCGACGATTAG
- a CDS encoding sigma 54-interacting transcriptional regulator has translation MSSETGECSTELMAIYSYLKMISGNGPGKSFPLDATHDNLIGRGLECDITLTDPLCSRVHAAIFSKEGKWFVQDRESRNGSYLNDAQIKDAELKDGSRLRLGDTEFTFNHSAQPPTSHDELPLSMTQTIVRNMPVNPQDTNLIALKELKDYQQAQRLLLLHQFAIRLLGEDDPNTIIQVTLEMVKEQTQAVVVGFLWLSDDGQLRAKRIYPEDTEGPAPLSEALTEIVTKKGNAVWIANEAPGETSKKLTHFADAICVPLIHSKKTFGALHLYRERERFWHNELDFAISVGNILTIALLRAWRVTQLQAGYQRLVDKSAAFDELIGESPAMGELKQKITRISKAAGCVLVRGESGSGKELVARALHKASNRSDRPMLSVNCAALPENLMESQLFGHKKGAFTGADSDHIGFFQQADTGTLFLDEVGELTLDGQAKLLRILEGHPFLPLGATKEVSVDVRVIAATNRDLAEFVREKRFREDLYYRLSVFELYIPPLRERGKDVLMLAEHFLEHFRKSHGRPLLTLSESAKKKLADYAWPGNVRQLRNVIDSSVVLADGESIQAHDLGLRDAGLNGPESLRFDYWEKKLIEEALSRTGGNIPEAVKLLGTSRATLYRKIEEYQIQR, from the coding sequence GTGTCATCAGAAACCGGGGAATGTTCGACTGAGCTAATGGCGATCTATAGCTACCTAAAGATGATTTCCGGTAACGGACCGGGGAAGAGTTTTCCCTTAGACGCAACGCACGATAACCTTATCGGACGCGGGTTGGAGTGTGATATCACCTTAACCGACCCCCTCTGTTCGCGTGTGCATGCGGCCATTTTTTCGAAGGAGGGGAAGTGGTTTGTCCAAGATCGCGAGAGTCGGAACGGCAGCTATTTAAACGACGCCCAAATTAAAGACGCCGAACTTAAAGACGGCTCCCGCTTGAGGTTAGGTGATACTGAATTCACTTTTAACCACAGCGCCCAGCCCCCCACATCGCACGATGAGCTCCCTTTGAGCATGACTCAGACCATTGTGCGGAATATGCCGGTTAATCCGCAAGATACGAACCTGATTGCGCTAAAGGAGCTAAAAGACTACCAGCAGGCTCAGCGACTTTTGTTGCTGCACCAGTTTGCGATCCGCCTATTGGGGGAGGACGACCCCAATACGATTATCCAGGTCACCTTGGAAATGGTCAAAGAGCAGACTCAGGCCGTAGTGGTGGGTTTTTTATGGCTCAGTGATGATGGACAGTTAAGAGCCAAACGAATCTATCCCGAAGATACCGAAGGCCCTGCTCCGCTAAGCGAAGCGCTAACCGAGATCGTTACCAAAAAGGGGAATGCCGTCTGGATAGCCAACGAGGCCCCTGGCGAGACCAGTAAGAAGCTTACCCATTTTGCCGATGCGATTTGTGTTCCTCTAATTCACTCGAAAAAAACGTTTGGAGCCTTGCACCTTTATCGCGAGCGAGAAAGATTCTGGCACAACGAACTCGATTTTGCGATTTCGGTAGGCAATATCTTAACGATTGCCCTGTTGCGGGCCTGGCGAGTGACTCAGTTGCAAGCAGGCTATCAGCGATTAGTGGATAAGTCGGCCGCATTCGACGAGTTAATCGGCGAGAGCCCAGCCATGGGGGAGTTAAAGCAGAAGATCACGCGCATCTCGAAAGCGGCTGGCTGCGTGTTAGTGCGGGGCGAGAGTGGTTCGGGCAAGGAATTGGTGGCCCGCGCCTTGCATAAGGCTTCGAATCGCTCCGACCGTCCGATGCTCAGCGTGAATTGTGCCGCCCTGCCAGAGAACCTGATGGAGAGCCAGCTATTTGGTCATAAGAAGGGCGCGTTTACCGGGGCCGACTCAGATCATATTGGCTTTTTTCAGCAAGCGGACACAGGAACTTTATTCTTAGACGAAGTGGGTGAGCTAACGCTCGACGGTCAGGCCAAGTTGCTCCGAATTCTAGAAGGGCACCCATTCCTTCCTTTAGGGGCGACTAAAGAAGTGAGTGTCGATGTTCGGGTGATCGCTGCCACCAATCGAGACTTGGCCGAGTTCGTCCGAGAGAAGCGGTTCCGAGAAGATCTCTATTACCGATTAAGTGTCTTTGAGTTATACATTCCTCCGCTACGAGAACGTGGAAAAGATGTTCTTATGCTAGCGGAGCACTTCCTCGAGCATTTTCGCAAGTCGCACGGCAGGCCACTGCTGACGCTATCGGAAAGTGCCAAGAAGAAACTGGCCGACTACGCTTGGCCTGGCAATGTGAGACAGCTTCGCAATGTGATCGACAGTAGCGTAGTGCTGGCCGATGGCGAATCGATCCAAGCCCATGATTTAGGGCTTCGAGATGCTGGTCTTAATGGACCAGAGTCGTTAAGGTTTGACTATTGGGAAAAAAAACTGATCGAAGAAGCCCTCTCCCGAACTGGAGGGAACATTCCCGAGGCCGTAAAATTGCTTGGTACTAGCCGAGCAACGTTGTATCGAAAAATCGAAGAGTATCAAATTCAACGCTAG